From Streptomyces sp. SCSIO 75703:
CCTCTACCTGCCCGAGGGCGTGGAGGTCGACGTCGAGGTGGGTCAGAAGACGGTGGCTGGGGTGACTCGAATTGACCGTGATTGATCCCCAGACCCAGACGGGCTGGGTGCCCGACGCGGACGAGGCGGACGACGAGGAGGAGATGCCCCTCTCCCTCCGCCTCTCGATAGCGGACACCCTCACGCTCGGCAACGCCACGTGCGGCTTCATGGCGGTGTACTTCACCACCACCGGCATCCTGATCCCGCACCTCACGGGCAGCCAGGAGACCGGCATGGCCCGGCACAGCGCGGCCACGGCCGTGATCCTCATGCTGTGCGCGGCGGTCTTCGACCTCTTCGACGGCCTGGTGGCGCGCAAGCTGCGCTCCTCCCCCATGGGCGCCGAACTGGACAACCTCTCCGACCTGATCAGCTTCGGGCTGGCACCGGCGTACTTCGTCCTCGTCTACGGCATGGTCGCCGACGACGCGCACCAGCGGGTGGCGGCGGTGGGCGCGATCGTGGTGCTGCTGGCGGTGGTGCTGAGACTGGCGCGGTTCTCCTGCGTCACCGTGAAGGACGGCACGTTCCAGGGGATGCCGTCACCCTTCGGCGCGCTGACGGTCGTCTCCATCGTGCTGCTGGAGCTGCCGTTCGTGGCGACGCTGCTCGCCATCATCGGCACCGCCTGGCTGATGGTGAGCCGGGTCGAGTACCCGAAGCCCCGGGGCCGCCTCGCCATCGCGATGCTGTCCTGGATCGTGCTGTCCATGGGCCTGCTGGCCGGCTGGGCCTTCGACGCGCCGAGCGGGCAGCTCCTCCTCCAGACCGGGTGCGCGCTGCAACTGGTCATGGGCGCGGTGATCCCGCTGTTCGCCACGGCCCGCCGGGTGAACAACTTCCGCGACAACCGCCGTGAGGCGCGTGCCGCGCAGCTTCCGTAGCCCGCCGTACGAAGGGCCCGGACCGTCGGACGGTCCGGGCCCTTCGCGTTCTCGCGGTGCCGGGGAGGCCGCCCGCTCAGCGCGCGGCGGCGCTCAGCGCGGGGTGGCGCTCAGCCGGGGCCGACGCTCGGCCGGGCGGACGCTCGGCGGGGCCGGCGCTCAGCGCGGGCCGCCCGCTCCGTCCAGGTCGCGGGCGATCCGCTCGGCGACGCGCTCCAGGAGCGGCCCCGCCTCGGCGATGCACCGGGCCACGTCCGGCTCCACGTCGGTGAGCGCGTACGCCCGCGCGATGCCCGCGCCCGCCAGCACCTCCGGCGTCAGCGCCAGCCGCCCGCACACCGCGACGACCTCCTTCCCCGCGGCCCGCGCCGCCGCCGCGACCCCGGCGGGGGCCTTCCCGTGCAGGGTCTGCGCGTCCAGCGAGCCCTCCCCCGTGATCACCAGGTCCGCCCGGTCCAGCGCCGGGGCGAAGCCCAGCACGTCGAGCATCACCTCGATGCCGGGCCGGAACCGCGCCCCGAGCAGCATCGCCCCGTAGCCGAGGCCGCCCGCCGCCCCGGCCCCCGGCGAGGCCGCGTACTCGGCGGCCCGTGGGCCGACCGCCGTCCCCAGGACCTCGGCGAAGCGCGCGAGGGCCGCGTCGAGCCGCGCCACGTCCTCGGGCGAGGCGCCCTTCTGCGGCCCGTAGACCGCGGGGGCGCCCTTGGGCCCGGTCAGCGGATTGTCGACGTCGCTGGCGAGCACCAGCTCGACGGAGGACAGCCGGGCGTCCAGCCCGGACAGGTCGGCCGAGGCGAGCGCGGCGAGACCCCCGCCGCCCGGCGCCACCGGCTCCCCCGCCGCGTCCAGGAACCGCGCGCCCAGCGCGGAGAGCATCCCCGCGCCACCGTCCGTCGTCGCGCTGCCCCCGACGCCGAAGACGATGGTCCGCGCGCCCGCGTCCAGCGCGGCCCGCAGCAGTTCGCCGGAGCCGTGCGTGGAGGCCGTCAGCGGGGCGAGGACGCCCTCCGGCAGCCGCTGGAGCCCGCTGGCCTCGGCCATCTCGACCACCGCCGTCGACCCGCGCAGCGCGAACGCGGCCGTCACCTCGTCCCCGAGCGGACCGGCGACCCGCACCGTGCGGCGCGCGAAACCGGCCGCGACCGCCGCGGCGACGGTGCCGTCGCCGCCGTCGGCGACCGGCAGCGCCTCCACCACGAGGTCGGGCCGTACCCGGCGCAGGCCGGCCGTGACCCGCCGGGCGACCTCGACGGCCGTCAGCGACCCCTTGAACTTGTCCGCGGCGACGAGGACCCCGCGGGTCCCGTCCACAGCAGCGTCAGCCACCTTGTTCTCCCCTTGCTCGTCCGAGCCTTGCGCATGTCAAGGCAGTCGCGCCGCAGCGACCTTAACCGCGGCCCCGCCGCCCCGTCATGCCCCCGCCCACACCGTGGAAGCCGCACCGGCCCGCCCCGGCCCCGGCGCCCGGTTACGCTGCGTGGATGAGCACCGCCGACTACGCGGCCTACATCGCGGGCCTCCCCCGGGTCCTCGTCGCCTCCGCCGCCCTCTTCCGCCACGCCGACGGCCGGGTCCTGCTCGTCAAGCCGAACTACCGCGACGGCTGGACGCTGCCCGGCGGCACCGTCGAGTCCGACGACGGGGAGACCCCGCGCCAGGCCGCCCGGCGCGAGACGGCCGAGGAGATCGGCCTCGACGTGCCGCTCGGCCGGCTGCTCACGGTGGACTGGGTGCCGGGCGAGGGCCGGCCCCCGATCGTGGCGTACGTGTACGACGGCGGCGTGCTGGACGAGGCGCGGTTCGGCGCGATCCAGCTCCAGGAGGAGGAACTGCTGTCCTGGCGGCTGGTGCGCCGCGCGGAGATCCCCGGCCACCTGCGGGGCGCGCTGTGCGGCCGGGTGCTGACCGCCCTGGACGTCCTCGCCGACGGCGCCGGCACCGCCGAGCTGGAGAACGGCCGGCGCGTCGGGCACCAGGGAGGCTAATCCACTCGCCCCGCCGGTCCCGGCGGCCTACCCTCGCCCCATGAACAGGCCCCTCGTCGCCCTCCTCACCGGGGCCGGTGTCTCGACCGACTCCGGCATCCCCGACTACCGCGGGCCCAGCGGGCTGTGGCGGGAGGATCCCGAGGCCGAGAAGCTCGTGACCTACGACTTCTATATGAACGACCCGGAGATCCGGCGCCGGTCATGGCAGATGCGACGCCGCGGCCTCGCCCTGCGGGCCGGGCCGAACGCGGCCCACCGGGCGGTGGCCGAGCTGGAGCGGTCCGGGGTACCGGTCCGGGTGATCACGCAGAACGTGGACGGGCTGCACCAGCTCGCCGGGATGCCCGAACGGAAGGTGCTGGAGCTGCACGGCAGCGTGCGCGGTGTCGTGTGCACCCGGTGCGGGGCGCGCGGGCCGATGGCGGACGCCCTCGCCCGGGTCGAGGCCGGAGAGGCCGACCCGCCCTGCGAGGAGTGCGGCGGCATCCTGAAGTCGGCGACCGTGATGTTCGGCGAGTCCCTCGACCCCGAGGTGCTGGGGCAGGCCCTCGCCATCAGCAAGGCGTGCGACGTGTTCGTCGCGGCGGGCACCAGCCTCCAGGTCCAGCCCGCCGCGGGCCTCGCCGGCGTCGCCGCCGGCCACGGGGCCCGCCTGATCATCGTCAACGCCGAACCGACCCCGTACGACGACCTCGCCGACGAGGTCGTTCGCGAACCCCTCGGCACCGCCCTCCCCACCCTCCTGCGCCGCCTGGCCACCGAGACATGACCGCGAACGCCCCGGGCGGGCCCGGAACGGCTCCCGGGGCGGGCCGTGGGCGGGGAGGGCGTCGTGGGTGGTCAGAAGAGGGGTCGCGGCCCGGCCTGTTCGAGGGCGAGGAGCCGGCGTTTGCGGGGCAGGCCGCCGCCGTAGCCGGTGAGGGCGCCTCTCGCGCCGACGACCCGGTGGCAGGGGACGACGATGCCGACCGGGTTGCGTCCGTTGGCGAGGCCGACGGCGCGGGAGGCGGCGGGGGTGCCGAGGTCGGCGGCGAGCTGTCCGTAGGTGCGGGTCTCGCCGTACGGGATGGTGCGCAGGCGCTGCCAGACGGAGCGCTGGAACGGGGTGCCGTCAAGGCGCAGTGCGAGGGTGAACTCGCGCAGCTCGCCCGCGAAGTAGGCGGCCAGTTGCCGTTTCGCCTCGGCGAAGGGCGCTTCGTCGGGAACGCCGAAGGTCTCCTCGGGCGGGCGGTGGCGCTGGTCGCTCATGTACAGGCCGCACAGGACGCCGTCCTCGGCGACGAGGGTGAGCGGGCCGCAGGGACTGTCGGTGACGGTGTGCCGCTTCATTGCGGGGCCTTCCTCAGGCGGGGAGCTGGTTGATCGGGTGGCTGTCGGTCGCCCACAGGTACTGCACCGCGTACGCCCGCCAGGGCCGCCAGGCCGCCGCGTGCGCGGTGAGCGCGGCCGGGGTGGCGGGCAGGCCCAGGCGGCGGGCGGCGCGGCGGACGCCGAGGTCGGTGGGGAGGAAGGCGTCCGGGTCGCCGAGGGCGCGCATGGCGATGACCCCGGCCGTCCAGGGGCCGAAGCCGGGCAGGGCGAGCAGCCGCTCCCGGGTCCGCGCCCAGTCGCTGCCGGCGCCGAGGGTCAGGGTGCCGTCGGCGAGGCGGGCGGCGAGGGTGGTGAGCGTGGTCCGGCGGGCGCGGGGCAGGGCCAGCCGCTCCGGGTCGAGGGCCGCGAGCGCCTCGGCGGCGGGGAAGAGGTGGGTGAGTCCGCCCTCGGGGTCGTCGACCGGCTCGCCGTGGGCGGTGACCAGGCGGGCGGCGTGGGTGCGGGCGGCGGCGGTGGAGATCTGCTGGCCGAGGACGGCGCGCACGGCGAACTCGGCCTCGTCCACGGTGCGCGGCACGCGCCGCCCCGGTGCGGCGTCGACCAGTGGGGCGAGCAGCGGGTCGGCGCGCAGCCGGTCGTCGACGGCGGCCGGGTCGGCGTCCAGGTCGAGCAGGCGGCGGCAGCGGCTGATGGCGACGGTGAGGTCGCGCGGGTCGGTGAGCGTGAGGCGGCAGGCGATGTGGCCGGCGCCCGGGGTGAGGGCCACCGTGCCGTGGCCGTACGGGAGGCGCAGGGTGCGGCGGTAGGAGCCGTCGCGCCACTCCTCGACGCCGGGTACGGCGGTGGCGGCGAGGTGGCCGAAGAGGTTGTCGGGGTGGAGCGGCGCGCGGAAGGGGAGCCGCAGGGCGAGGGTGCCGGCGGTGGCGGGCGTGCCGGGGGCCGTGGGGCGGCCGGCGCGCGGGGCGCGGGCGCGCAGCTCGCCGGGGCTCAGGGCGAAGACCTCGCGGACCGTGTCGTTGAAGGTGCGTACGGAGGAGAAGCCGGCCGCGAAGGCGACGTCCGCCATGGGCATCGGGGTCGTCTCGATCAGCAGGCGGGCGGTCTGGGCGCGCTGGGCGCGGGCGAGGGCGAGGGGCCCGGCGCCGACCTCGGCGAGGAGTTGGCGTTCGATCTGGCGGGTGCTGTAGCCGAGCCGGGCGGCGAGTCCGGGGACGCCCTCGCGGTCGACGGTGCCGTCGGCGATCAGCCGCATGGCGCGGGCGGTCAGGTCGGCGCGGTGGTTCCACTCGGGCGAGCCGGGGCTGGAGTCGGGGCGGCAGCGGCGGCAGGCGCGGAAACCGGCCCGTCGGCAGGCGGCGGCGCTCGGGTGGAAGGTCATGTTGCCCGGTTTGGGCGGGACGGCCGGGCAGCTCGGGCGGCAGTACACGCGGGTGGTCAGGACGGCGGTGAAGAACCAGCCGTCGAACCGCGCGTCCTTCGACTGGACGGCGCGCACGCAGCGCTCGGTGTCGGTGTGCATCCCGGTCGGCATGGGTCCAGGATGCGGTACGGGCGGGGCCGGGTCTGGCGGGAATCCGACACGGACGTCCCCTTCCCGCGGGCCCGGCCCCGGAGCGGCGGGTCCCCGCCCCGGCGCCGCGGGCCGGGCCCGGAGGGCCGGGCTACGCGTCCCGACCCGGTGCCCGCCCGCTCCCCCGGCTACGTCGTCGCGGTGGGGCGGCGGGAGGCGGCCGGGGCCTGCGCGATGTCCGTGATCGGGCGGAGCCGGTAGGTGTAGGCGTAGTCGCGGTCGGCGAGGAGCTTGTACGCGTCGTGGGTGGGGGCGCCCCAGCTGTTGTCGCCGCCGACGCCCATCTGGCGGTGGTTGAGCCGCAGGACGACCTGGTCGCGGGGGGTGAGCTGGTAGTCGTGGCGGACGCCGGTGGACAGGTCCTCGGGGGTGAAGAAGGAGGCGTTGACCTCCAGGAGGGGTTCGCCGGTGGCGAGGAGTCCGACGCCGTCGCGGCCGGTGAGGGCGGCCCAGCGCACGTCGGTCTTGTTGCCGTTCTCCTGCGGGCGGATGTACGGGGTCCACTGCTCGGCGACGGTGCCGGAGTAGCGGCCGACGTCGGTGCCGGTGTGGCGGTCCCAGTGGTTCTCCTCGGGGCCGCGCCCGTAGTAGTGCAGCCGGTCCAGGCCGCGCGGCAGGAACAGCAGCGAGCCGACCTCGGGGAGGTAGGGCAGGTCGGGGGCACCGGGGTGGAGGGTGTGGTCGACCTTGATCTCGCCGTTGCCGAAGACGGTGTAGGTCGTGGTGTACGCGGAGGCGACCCGGGTGGGCAGGGTGCCCGCGACGGCGATCTCGACGGCCCGGTCGCCCAGTTCGCGCACGGTGACGCCGGTGACGGTGCGGCGGGCGCCGGCGTCGCGCCAGGTCTGGTTGCGGGTGTGCTGGCCGGTGCCCTTGTCGTTGTCGGTGGGCGCCCGCCAGAAGTTGGGCACCGGCCCCGAGGTGAGCAGGCGGGTGCCGTGGGCCTCGTAGGAGGTGAGGGTGCCGGAGCGCCGGTCGAGGGTGAGGCCGAAGTCCTCGCCGCGGACCGTGACCTTGCCGTCGCGGTCCTCCAGGCGCAGGGCGGGGACCGTGGCGAGGCGTACCGGCGTGACGGCGGGGGCGTCGGAGGGCAGCGGGAGCTGGTGCCGGGCGATCTCGTGACCGGCCTTCGCCCAGGGGGTGGACTCCTTGAGGGCGAAGGAGAGTTCGAGGAAGTACTCGGTGCCGGCGGCGGGCCGGGCGGGGAGCCGGACGGGCAGGGTGATGTCCTTGCGGGCGAGCGGCGCCACGTCGAGCTGGTCGCGGGTGAGCTTCCCCTCCCCCACCGCCTCGCCGTCCGCGACCAGGCGCCAACTGCCGGCGAACTCCCGCAGGTTGGTGAAGAGGTATTCGTTGACGAGGGTGACGGCGCCGGGTCCGCCGCCGGGGGTGCGGCTCGCGCCGACCGCCTGGAGGACGCGGGTGATCTCGGCGGCCTTGCCGGTGAGGCGCCGGTCGGCGGTGAGGATGCCGTCGGCGCAGAAGGCGCCGTCGTTGGGGTTGTCGCGCCAGTCGCCGCCGTAGGCGAGGAAGGTCTTCGCGCCGGGCTGTTCCCGGGAGGTCCGGACGGTCTCGGCGTCGAACCAGAAGCGCACGCCGTCGTCGCCGGGTCCGCGGCGCTTTGAGGCCAGGTCGGCGGCGCCGAGGGCGCGGGCGTAGACGCGGGCGCGGCGGATGGTGCCGCTGAACTCGCGGGTCTGGTTGTCGGCGTCGGTGGCGAGGGAGAGGGGGGCGGTGTTGGCGGCGGGCCGCAGCGTGGTGGCGCGGGTGGCGCGCACGGTGCCGTCGACGTACAGGGTGAGGGTGCCGGCGTCGGCGTCGAAGACGCCGGCGAGGTGGTGTTCTCTGCCGGTCCAGTCGTCCGGCAGGTCCCAGGTCGCGGTGATCCACTGGCTGCCGGAGTAGAGGAAGAACTCCAGGGTGCGGTGGTTCTGTTTGAGGGCGTACTGGGTGTCGCCCTTGGCGATGATCGGCTGGTGGTAGCCGGGCACGCCGGGAGTGACCCAGGCTTCCAGGGTGAGCGAGCCGGTGAGGTCGAGCCGCTCGTCGCGGGCGAAGACGGTGCCCCCGGACAGGCCCCGTTCGCGGTCGAAGGAGCCGCCGGGGGCGAGGATCTCGCCGCGCAGGGCGGCCGGTCCGGTCTCGGTGAGCAGGGTGCGGGCGGGGACCGGCCAGTGCAGCGACTGGTCGGCGAAGTCCCAGACCCAGCCGCCCTGGAGCACGTCGTGGCGGCGGACGACGTCCCAGTACTCGCGGAAGTTGCCGTTGGAGTTCCCCATCGCGTGGGAGTACTCGATCATGACGTACGGGCGGGTGTCGGCGGTGTCCGCGGCGCGCTGTTCGACGCGCTGGGGCGTCTCGTACATGGCCGAGCGGATGTCGCTGACGCCGGGGCGGTCGTCGCCCTCGTACTGGATGACGCGGGTGGTGTCGTAGGAGCGGATCCAGTCGTGCATGGCGACGAAGGTGCTGCCGCCGCCGGCCTCGTTGCCGAGGGACCAGATGACGACGCAGGCGTGGTTCTTGTCGCGGTGCACCATGTTGCGGGCGCGGGCGACGCACGCCGCCGACCAGTCGGGGTGGTCGCCGGGGAAGCGGTCGCGGATGCCGTGGGTCTCCAGGTTGGTCTCGTCGACGACGTAGAGCCCGTACTCGTCGGCGAGTTCGAGCCAGAGCGGGTTGCCGGGGTAGTGGGAGGTGCGGACGCTGTTCATGTTCATCCGCTTGATGAGCCGGATGTCCTCCGTCATGTCGGCGCGGGTGAGCGCGGTGCCGCGGGCGGGGTGCATCTCGTGCCGGTTGGTGCCGCGCAGGGAGACGGGACGGCCGTTGATGCGCATGAGCCCGTCCTTGAGGGCGAACTCGCGGAAGCCGACCCGGTGCGAGAGGGTCTGGATCACGGTGCCCGCCGGATCGCGCAGGGTGAGGACGGCGGTGTACAGGTAGGGGTGTTCGGCCGACCACAGGCGGGGCGCGGTGACGGCCTTCGCGGCCCGTACGGTGACGTCCTGGCCGGCGGGGGCGGCGGCGAGGTCGACGCGCTGGCGCAGCGGCCGGGGCCAGACGGGGTGGCCGGCGGCGTCGTGGAGCTGGGTCTCCACCGTGTGGGCACCGGCGGCGGGGGTGCCGTGGGCGCGGACGCTCGCGGTGACCTTCAGCTCGGCGTCGCGGTAGGCGGCGTCGAGGGGGGTCTCCAGCCGGAAGTCGCGCAGCCGCACGGTGGGCGTGGAGTACAGGTAGACCGAGCGGAAGATGCCGCTCAGCCGGATCATGTCCTGGTCCTCCAGCCAGTCGCCGTCGGCGTAGCGGTAGACCTCCACGGCGATGTGGTTGGTGCCGGGGCGCAGGTGGTCGGTGACGTCGTACTCGGAGGGGGTGTAGGAGTCCTCGTCGTAGCCGAGGAGCGTGCCGTTGATCCACACGTAGTGGGCGGACTTGACGCCCTCGAAGTGCAGGAAGGTGCGGCGGCCGGACCAGTCGCGGGGCACGGTGAAGGTGCGCCGGTACTGGCCGACCGGGTTGTAGCGGGTGGGGGCGGCGGGCGGCCGCGGTTCCTCGCCGTGGCCGTTGGCGCCCCAGTAGGGGTAGGTGATGTTGAGGTAGACGGGCAGGTCGTGGCCGTGGAGCTGCCAGACGGAGGGGACGGGGAGGGTGTCCCAGCCGGAGTCGTCGAGGTCGGTGCGGTGGAAGTCGGGGTCGCGGTCCTCGGGGCGGTCGGCGTGCGCGAACTTCCAGGTGCCGTCGAGGCTCAGCCGGTACGGGGAGCGGGTGCGGTCGCCGGCGAGGGCCTGCGGGAGGTCGGCGTAGGGCATGAGCGTGGTGTGCGGGGGCTCGGTGCCGACGCTGTGGACGCCGAAGTCGTTCCACTCCGGGTCCCGGGCGGCGTCCGCGCGGCGTCCGGCGGAGCGGGCCTGGACGGTGGAGGCCGACAGCGCGAGGGCACCGAACACGGCGGCTCCCCCTTCCAGGAGGCGGCGCCGGCTGACGAGCGGCCGGGAGCGGGGGACCGGGGCGGGGGCGTGGGGTGACACGGGAGTGTGCGGCATGACCGTGGCCTTCCGTGGGGCGCCGAGGCGGCTCGGCGTGCGGTGCGGGGACGGCTGGGGAGAGCGGTCCGTGGGGCGAACTGCCGGTGGGGGGAGCGCTGCTGAGCCAGGGTCACCCTAGGACCCGAACACAACCGAATCAATTACCCCGTCGGTCTCTGTCGGTTCCTGGTGGTGTGGTTCGGCCACGCGCGGCGCCCACGCCCCCGGGTGCGGGGCGTGGGCGCGGGGCGGGGCCGGTGGCGGGCGGGTCAGGGCGTCTGCACGCCCGGCACCCCGGCCTCGATGACGAAGGAACGGTCGGTGCGGACGGGGGCACCGGGCCGGGTGACCCGGTCGACGACCCGGTAGTCGGCGGTGTAGGTGTCGCGGGAGACAGTGCAGCGGACGTAGCCGCGGCGGTCGCTGTAGTACTTGGTGTGCGGGTTCTCGTCCCAGTAGACGCGGCCCGGGTCGTGGGAGCCGGTGCCGTCGCCGCCGGAGGTGATCGAGGTGCAGACGAACTCGCTGCCGAGCACGGGGGTCTCGGGGCGTTCGAAGTCGCGGCGCAGGTCGTTGGTCCAGTTGGCGTGGACGTCGCCGGTGAGGACGACGAAGTTGTCGATGCCGCGTTCCGCGACGTGGCCGAGGACCCGGTCGCGGGAGATCCGGTAGCCGTCCCAGCCGTCGTTGTAGCCGCCGTCGTCCGGGCCGGCGACGGCGTCCCAGTTGGCGAAGTAGATCTGCTGGGGCAGCACGTTCCAGGTGGAGCGGGACCGGGTGAGGCTCTCCTCCAGCCAGGCGTGCTGCTCCTCGCCGAGGATGGTGGCCTCCGGGTCCCACTGGTCGGGTCCGGAGACCTGCCACGTGTCTCCGTAGGGCTGGTCGGT
This genomic window contains:
- the pssA gene encoding CDP-diacylglycerol--serine O-phosphatidyltransferase gives rise to the protein MPDADEADDEEEMPLSLRLSIADTLTLGNATCGFMAVYFTTTGILIPHLTGSQETGMARHSAATAVILMLCAAVFDLFDGLVARKLRSSPMGAELDNLSDLISFGLAPAYFVLVYGMVADDAHQRVAAVGAIVVLLAVVLRLARFSCVTVKDGTFQGMPSPFGALTVVSIVLLELPFVATLLAIIGTAWLMVSRVEYPKPRGRLAIAMLSWIVLSMGLLAGWAFDAPSGQLLLQTGCALQLVMGAVIPLFATARRVNNFRDNRREARAAQLP
- a CDS encoding glycerate kinase, with protein sequence MDGTRGVLVAADKFKGSLTAVEVARRVTAGLRRVRPDLVVEALPVADGGDGTVAAAVAAGFARRTVRVAGPLGDEVTAAFALRGSTAVVEMAEASGLQRLPEGVLAPLTASTHGSGELLRAALDAGARTIVFGVGGSATTDGGAGMLSALGARFLDAAGEPVAPGGGGLAALASADLSGLDARLSSVELVLASDVDNPLTGPKGAPAVYGPQKGASPEDVARLDAALARFAEVLGTAVGPRAAEYAASPGAGAAGGLGYGAMLLGARFRPGIEVMLDVLGFAPALDRADLVITGEGSLDAQTLHGKAPAGVAAAARAAGKEVVAVCGRLALTPEVLAGAGIARAYALTDVEPDVARCIAEAGPLLERVAERIARDLDGAGGPR
- a CDS encoding NUDIX hydrolase produces the protein MSTADYAAYIAGLPRVLVASAALFRHADGRVLLVKPNYRDGWTLPGGTVESDDGETPRQAARRETAEEIGLDVPLGRLLTVDWVPGEGRPPIVAYVYDGGVLDEARFGAIQLQEEELLSWRLVRRAEIPGHLRGALCGRVLTALDVLADGAGTAELENGRRVGHQGG
- a CDS encoding Sir2 family NAD-dependent protein deacetylase gives rise to the protein MNRPLVALLTGAGVSTDSGIPDYRGPSGLWREDPEAEKLVTYDFYMNDPEIRRRSWQMRRRGLALRAGPNAAHRAVAELERSGVPVRVITQNVDGLHQLAGMPERKVLELHGSVRGVVCTRCGARGPMADALARVEAGEADPPCEECGGILKSATVMFGESLDPEVLGQALAISKACDVFVAAGTSLQVQPAAGLAGVAAGHGARLIIVNAEPTPYDDLADEVVREPLGTALPTLLRRLATET
- a CDS encoding methylated-DNA--[protein]-cysteine S-methyltransferase — translated: MKRHTVTDSPCGPLTLVAEDGVLCGLYMSDQRHRPPEETFGVPDEAPFAEAKRQLAAYFAGELREFTLALRLDGTPFQRSVWQRLRTIPYGETRTYGQLAADLGTPAASRAVGLANGRNPVGIVVPCHRVVGARGALTGYGGGLPRKRRLLALEQAGPRPLF
- a CDS encoding AlkA N-terminal domain-containing protein, with the translated sequence MPTGMHTDTERCVRAVQSKDARFDGWFFTAVLTTRVYCRPSCPAVPPKPGNMTFHPSAAACRRAGFRACRRCRPDSSPGSPEWNHRADLTARAMRLIADGTVDREGVPGLAARLGYSTRQIERQLLAEVGAGPLALARAQRAQTARLLIETTPMPMADVAFAAGFSSVRTFNDTVREVFALSPGELRARAPRAGRPTAPGTPATAGTLALRLPFRAPLHPDNLFGHLAATAVPGVEEWRDGSYRRTLRLPYGHGTVALTPGAGHIACRLTLTDPRDLTVAISRCRRLLDLDADPAAVDDRLRADPLLAPLVDAAPGRRVPRTVDEAEFAVRAVLGQQISTAAARTHAARLVTAHGEPVDDPEGGLTHLFPAAEALAALDPERLALPRARRTTLTTLAARLADGTLTLGAGSDWARTRERLLALPGFGPWTAGVIAMRALGDPDAFLPTDLGVRRAARRLGLPATPAALTAHAAAWRPWRAYAVQYLWATDSHPINQLPA
- a CDS encoding glycoside hydrolase family 2 TIM barrel-domain containing protein, which encodes MPHTPVSPHAPAPVPRSRPLVSRRRLLEGGAAVFGALALSASTVQARSAGRRADAARDPEWNDFGVHSVGTEPPHTTLMPYADLPQALAGDRTRSPYRLSLDGTWKFAHADRPEDRDPDFHRTDLDDSGWDTLPVPSVWQLHGHDLPVYLNITYPYWGANGHGEEPRPPAAPTRYNPVGQYRRTFTVPRDWSGRRTFLHFEGVKSAHYVWINGTLLGYDEDSYTPSEYDVTDHLRPGTNHIAVEVYRYADGDWLEDQDMIRLSGIFRSVYLYSTPTVRLRDFRLETPLDAAYRDAELKVTASVRAHGTPAAGAHTVETQLHDAAGHPVWPRPLRQRVDLAAAPAGQDVTVRAAKAVTAPRLWSAEHPYLYTAVLTLRDPAGTVIQTLSHRVGFREFALKDGLMRINGRPVSLRGTNRHEMHPARGTALTRADMTEDIRLIKRMNMNSVRTSHYPGNPLWLELADEYGLYVVDETNLETHGIRDRFPGDHPDWSAACVARARNMVHRDKNHACVVIWSLGNEAGGGSTFVAMHDWIRSYDTTRVIQYEGDDRPGVSDIRSAMYETPQRVEQRAADTADTRPYVMIEYSHAMGNSNGNFREYWDVVRRHDVLQGGWVWDFADQSLHWPVPARTLLTETGPAALRGEILAPGGSFDRERGLSGGTVFARDERLDLTGSLTLEAWVTPGVPGYHQPIIAKGDTQYALKQNHRTLEFFLYSGSQWITATWDLPDDWTGREHHLAGVFDADAGTLTLYVDGTVRATRATTLRPAANTAPLSLATDADNQTREFSGTIRRARVYARALGAADLASKRRGPGDDGVRFWFDAETVRTSREQPGAKTFLAYGGDWRDNPNDGAFCADGILTADRRLTGKAAEITRVLQAVGASRTPGGGPGAVTLVNEYLFTNLREFAGSWRLVADGEAVGEGKLTRDQLDVAPLARKDITLPVRLPARPAAGTEYFLELSFALKESTPWAKAGHEIARHQLPLPSDAPAVTPVRLATVPALRLEDRDGKVTVRGEDFGLTLDRRSGTLTSYEAHGTRLLTSGPVPNFWRAPTDNDKGTGQHTRNQTWRDAGARRTVTGVTVRELGDRAVEIAVAGTLPTRVASAYTTTYTVFGNGEIKVDHTLHPGAPDLPYLPEVGSLLFLPRGLDRLHYYGRGPEENHWDRHTGTDVGRYSGTVAEQWTPYIRPQENGNKTDVRWAALTGRDGVGLLATGEPLLEVNASFFTPEDLSTGVRHDYQLTPRDQVVLRLNHRQMGVGGDNSWGAPTHDAYKLLADRDYAYTYRLRPITDIAQAPAASRRPTATT